The Anaerobranca gottschalkii DSM 13577 region ATTTATTGAAGAGGATATTTCCAAGTACCAAGAGGATATATACTACTTTACTGTCAATGACTCAAAGAAAACCAAAAGTTATTTACTAGATTTTATTAGCAACTGTGAATTTAATAAGGATAATTTTGAAGATAAAATCACCACATTAAATGAAAGGGAAATTGCCGTAAAAACAAAAGAGATTAGTTTAAATAAAATAATTAAACTAATCGGTGAAGTAGATGAAATAACAAATATTAGAAAGGAAATTGTAGGGGCAGAGAAAAGGTATATTGCCCTTTACGGAAAAGTTTAAAATTAAAGTACCCTCAATTAGAACTAAATATTTTTATGGAAATGACTTTCTGGTTCTATGTGAATGGTTGTTTTAAGGTTTGGGATACTTTTTTGTAATTCCACTTCCAAGTTGTCAGCTATAGTATGGGCCAGTTGTAATGAATAA contains the following coding sequences:
- a CDS encoding cation transporter dimerization domain-containing protein, with product MPPIIDYHHLRTRRVGNHRYVDFHILLPDDYSLQLAHTIADNLEVELQKSIPNLKTTIHIEPESHFHKNI